The DNA window agcataacgagccttcccgctcccataagaaagtatgtgctcaggataataagtctatgacctgactaccatccatagcaacggacggtcctcaatcgacacaggctgGAATAAgtgcaatccaagcctcgctcgaatgcctaaccaagtccagatccaaagtaccattccatcttgtctccaattatcctccatataaattccatgtgatagtaatatactaacaacaataatatctttcctatctctcacgagtgacaggtaatcactcgacttctaccggatcctatagcatagcaatctatacgatcctgacatactagtaggactatatgcaagtggttttcattcaactccttaaaacttaatgcacaagcataagttaaagtgcagaataataggggttatgcactgggtcttgcctgggtaagatataaccaaaggttagcactccatcatggtgacacgatcaccGATGCACCATCTTTTCTATTTCCCTGgttgactccacgatccatcgttatccctattatgatatacgtggatgcaacgcagagacgtaattaatcaacgataATCACAACTCCTAAAAGACgattacgcctctcaagctacgagataactctaatgactaacgtactaggccacatatccatgttgttgaataaagcattatttcccaacaagtgttttagctatacaaacccaaggtgtttctttttCCATTTCATGGATTTAATATATATTCGAACTAGGACTCATTAGCTATCTTAGCATGGTTTGGTCAGAGGCGGTCCGAACAGGGCTGGCCACATGCGACCAAGCATGGTGGCGGCGCTCCGCGATGGACATCGGTGCGTCACCCCACCAACGACGAGCACCCTAGGCAAAATAGCGCAAGCACTGAATGGAGGAAGTGAAGGCGAACTCATGGTTACTGAGCAATTGAACTATTACCGCTCCAACATGCCTTACCCTCAATCCACATACTGTGGCGGcgcccatggccggcggcgagcaaAACCTAAAATTGGCCATGGCCAGACCACCGCTAGGACCCAACGAGAGTGGGACGTTTAGGTAACTCTCCATATTACTCACTGGTACAAGGAATTGGGCTAGTAGGGCTTGAGTTGTTGATTATGAAGGGCAGAGGAGAGCGGCGCACTGCCACCGCCATGTCATAGGGAGCAGCCCCGCAGAGGTGATCCAACCAAGACTCAACAAGGCATGGCAGCATGAGGACTCAACCGCACGAGCGAGGGCAAGGGTCGCGTTGTTAAATGCTGGGGTGGAGCCTTTAGGGAGTGCCTAGTGCGGCCATGTGCACACAGCAGCGCGACCTCACGACGTGGCAAGTCACACCACGGCGCCGAGAGCAGAGCTGGGGTAGGTGGGTTGAGTGGTGGATGGCGAGCGCTGCTGTAACCGAAAATGACAAGAGGACAAGGCGCAGCCTGGTATGTGCGCTCGAACAGCGCCACGATCAGTAGCATCGTGCGCATGGCAGAGAGCGGCTGCGGCCATGCCTGGCCTGGCGGGCAGCCGACGCCACATGGCTGGCCCGCGGGACATTAGTCACGGCCACGGGGTATGCCAGCCAACGCGCAACGCAACGTGTGGTAGCAGCGGCCGGCAGCAGTGTAGGTAGCCCACGACGGCGAGACACTAGATGCGGTGACCGCGTCCTCGGGCCCAATCGGTCGAACCAAGTGCTTGTACGATTTTTGGAGCACGCCAAGCTTCAAACCCAGCTCAAAGGAGGTTCAACCAAAGTTACCAACCTAGGGCCGATACAAACACCTAGCTGGCAAAGCAAACCATGCTCCCAAAGAGCGACCAGAGAGGGAAATGGAAGGATGCAAACATGAGCTCGTCGCGCTGAATGCCCATTCACGACCGAAGCCCAAAACAAAACCGACAATGCGTTCTAACGAAGTTAGGGCAATTTTTGCGACGCCACAACAACCCCAACTCATTCGTAGGCTACACCCTGCTAAAGCACTCACCTAGTGGCAACCAACAAAACAAAACCGTGGAGCTAGTGCTTAAGTATTTTAGTTAAACCGTAAACGCCCAAGATGACATTGTCTTCTTCCTTTTAGTCTTAGAAGGTCCAGAGCTTGGATTCGatgtttgagctcccaaaactcTGGTTAACACTATTCACTTCCCAAATCTAAAGTTGAACTCTTAACTACACTATTTGCTCATCCTTTTAGATATGCACTATGCATACattatattttgtttttgtttaccgaaattgctttttgtttcatgtgtgtttcaaCTTGCTAAGATTCGAAAACTCGTTTCGCTACATCCCTCGAGGCCTTAACCGAGGTGCTAAGCAAGTtcgtaacacccgaggtgttacaaataTCATATAGATCTAGTTTAtagaagcctaacaaaattgattTTACTTTTTTAATACATTTGTAATTATTGATCTTTATCACCTGTGACCTATATTTTATATTTCATTAGGCAATGGATCCTCTTCCTCATTGCCCATTAACTCACAGCATGATTTTAGATGATATATATGATACGCTTTGctgatattttttttaaaacctGATTAGCAATTGAAATTGAACCCAATGTAAAAAGGTATTACCCTGGTATTAGACCTGGTAATGGTGGAAGTCCAAATCCAAACTAAAGAAATCTAAGACAGGAGAGTCCTCGCATATTACATAGTGGTGTAAAGTACTTTTATTTTTTCCATAGTACTTGACGTTATTGCTGTAAAGTGTATTGGGGACGTTTCTATTTCACGAAGTCGATCCTAGACACTAGGGGCGTTTTTTTCCGTGCATGTTTGCTTGTGGTCATGTAGGGTTTggaatatgcccgtgcgttgaaacagaagaaaaaaaataccgaaaagtagaggttatggaCCGGGGTTTCCTTGGGTTGAAACCGGACATCGAAAAGTTAGTAAAGGCTTCATGAACACCGATGACGAGGACATCCTCCTCGTACTTCTCGACCACCTCCTCGTATTCCGAGTCTGCCTCGGGCACGTTCCTAACAAGATTCATAACATCTAtagatagatcacatttttatgaAGCTAACAAAACTGATTTGAcatttttctaaattttctaTGATTTTGAGCGAATTTTGCAAGATCTTTATTTTTATTTAAAAAGAGAAAaacgaaagaaaagaaaaaaaaacttgcatGGGCTTGATCTAGCCCACAACAAAGTCGGCCCAACTACAAGGATTCAGTCCAGGTTAAAAAATAAGCCCACAAGGAGGCCCACTCAGATCTGAACATTTTGTATCAGGAACTCCTATCTATTTCAGAAACTATGAAGACTCTTCCACATTTTCTTCCTCTCTCATATCTTTACATCTGGAACCTGTATTTCTTTCTGTTCTTCTGACCACTCCTAATCTAATCCCTGttaccgtttttttttttttttttgtggggcCGCAGGCGGCAGAGCAGACGATTCCCTTAGGAATTTTTTAGGTGGTAGTAGATTTGGCATGATTTTGCTTGGCTTCTTGCTACTGAACAGGAGAAGACAAAAATCTGGTTTCACCGGCGATGTACTGATGACCGCACTCACCcgagtcaaaaagaaaaaaaaaacgtgaGCGTTCTTTGGCCATGTGCGTTTGGACCATCGTAAGCTGGGGCGTTGGTTGACCGTCCACGTTCGGCTCGCTTAGCTATACCCAGGGTCAGACCAAAACACATGGTATGGTACGGTCCGCATGCTTCCTGGCTGCGACGATTTCATTCTCGGTCATGCCAAGGCATGCAATTTTTTCCAACCCATGTGGTTGGCTTTTGCGACCACTATTTCTTTGTTATGTTGCACGCATCCAAATGCAAGTCCAGACACAAGCAGCATCCTTTTTAAGTTCCTGCAccctatatattatatatatggtGCATTTTATATACTTTTGGAAATAGTTACTTTcataatcaataaatcacgttgcgtatgtgaatatactcatttatcagtttgagtataTTGACGTACTAATATTAAGATACTATAGATCTTTACTAtgtgaaaaaaaattcaaaagagcacatattttttaatatattatataatactatgatagtagcatataaaataaTTATAACTATATACTCTAAGTATACGTACATACTTGTCACACATAGTAGCctagatggtctagtatgatgATATACACCATCTACATACATTTCGGACGTGATTGGTAGGTCGAATCGGGCCGTCCCCGCACCGTTTAGTTGTCTGACCTCATTTATGCGACGTGTTTGGTTGCCCTGCTCGCACCTTTTGCCCGTATCATTTCATTCATCTACCCTCCTCTATCCCGCACGACTTCATCTTCTCACTTTCCACTTCCCTCTCCATACAAGATGGCTTGATTCAGGCATGGCGCAGAGACCCATTTGtcatacactcaaaactcacatccatgcatgcaaccaaacaagatgTCATCTCATACTagaccaacaacaaagacaaccaaacatgAGTGAGTGCACAGcttgagtatgcatctcaccatccTGGACCGGCTCTCCATCCCGGCTCCCCGTCACCAAAGCAACCAATCACGTGCTTCATACATGAGAGTAGCTACTCCCTGCGAGTAGGAAATAATTTCcctattttatatatatatatatatatatatatatatatatagaactactatcctgtagctggctacagaataacttattctgtagccactttgagttacgataattactatgttattttacgagattatagtaactccttactaagtggtttaatataacgttatggtaaatatccccatgtgttatagtaacccaactatcgtaaatatatatttatattatggtaaattagtatataaaattatagtaaatggaggtggctacagaataacttattttgtagccggctactgaatagcctctccctatatatatatatatatatatatatatatatatatatatatatatatatatatatatatatatatatatatatataagttggCTAGAGTAGTAGTGCCCGCTCTAGCTAGAAAAGCCGAACAAAATTAGCAGCCTATCTAGTCCGTCGAGCGTTGGCTAGCGGTGACTGAGTTGACCGACCGGCTGGCCGGCTTGGGCTCTTTTCGTCAGCATTATTTTAGAAGTACTTTTCAGTGAacgaaaaatatttttctcttacaataaattagcataagccaaatttcagagAAAGGAGACTCGAGTGCATGCCAGCCTGACGGGTCAGCAGGCCATTCCACCGACGGACGGCTGATAAAGCAGATGACTTGACTTTGGCTCGTGCATCTCAACGGATCACAGGATGCGATAGGAAGTGAGCTTCGCTCAACTGGTTGGGTGACAGGTGTGGTAATGCACCCAAAGCCCATGCTTTGTTAAGTTTGGGTTGACGATGTCCACGTTTAATTAGTTAGCCAGCCCAAAGCCCcaaacacatgcatgcatggtctGCTTGCTTCTTGACAACTTTCGCGGCCGGTATATGTGTATCTTTTGAATTGATTGATGCCTTCGCGATTTCCGAACACATGGTTTGCTTTTGCGACAATTAGTTGCCTTTGAGGCGTTAATGTAATGGTGCATCATCCAAGTTGAGTGAGGCACTTGAGCGAGCTAAGCATTCTTCTCAAGTTGGATCGATTCCTGCGCATACAAAAGCTGAATGCTTTCCattgaaatgatgctggcgttccACGGACGGCAACCAAAGGATGATGACTCGCTCATTGCCTGCCTGCCTTCGTCTCTCTTGCCGATCTTTCCTTTTAAGTTTTAACCTTTTACTATTACTAATGTTTATTTACTGCAACGATGATGGACAGTACAAAGCACGCGCGTACCCGTGGCCACAGCAAGTAACTAATGTTACTCTATGGGTCCTAAAGTATAAGGGGTACAGAGTTCAAAATCTGTATCCCCTTCGTCGTAAAATATAAGGACATAAATGATTTCTAAATGAGTCTTTATCAGCATCGGAATTGTGATAGAAAATTTACCAAGTGTGATTTTATCGTATTTGGATCTCGGCATACTATACGGTTCTGATAGTCACAACAGGGACAATATATATCCTTTGTCTGCTTATTCAAAGCCTGTCTTTTAGCGGCTTCAATAAAACCATTCACATTTTATATGTAGGAAGCTTCGTGTCTTTGTTTCGTGTACATCCATGACCTGTGTGCCATTTGAAAAGAAAAGGTATCTTTGCATAAAGATATTATTCGCATATAAATGTTGAAGCAATTgatgtatatatttttttaacaAATATTATATTATTGTAGACGTGAAGCTTAAAAATGATATAAAAAAGCTATGTACCAAAATAAAAAAGTGAATATAAAAATTAAATATAGAGTTCATGTGAGCCAAGCAAGTTAGGAAAAAATGAGTCTAAATTTCTaggaaaaataaagaaaaatcaaACTTCATGCATGTCTCTCTCTAGATCTCTAAGTGAAAGAAATTAGTGAAATAAATGTATATGTAAAGTTTGAAAAGAGCTTAGGGATGCCACAGTCTCACCTCTGAAACCCAACTCTTTCAAAGGTTCAAAGGGCAAAACCTCTCCCTCTATTTTTACTATTTCTCGCCTCCAAATGGGATCAAACTGTCACGAGGAGGAAGATGGCTATTTACGTGGGTCATTTTTTGGTTGACTAAAGAAAACCGCCTTTGTTATTTATCTGTAGGGGCAGTTCTCTTAAGGACACATAAATATCGGTTGCTACATTTTTTCCTGTTACTAAACCGTGCACACAAACAAATTATGATGAGAAGGGTAAATAAACTAAATTACAAACAGCTGAGAGTATCTGTTGTTACAGCAACATACCGCCTTTGCCTCCTCGTACTCAGAGACTGCCTTGTGTGAAGCGTATGTGAACTTGGTGCTTGGGCCAAGATCAGGGACAATAAAGTGGCTGCAAAGAATAAGGTAATAAAAAATGTTAGGACAATACCACAAAAAAGCCACCAGCAGTAAGCATTCAAGAGACAGAAGTTTACGTACTAGTTTGTGTCAAACCACTTGGTCATCTCGATAGCAGGGACACTGGCATTTCCCCTGGCCATTGAGAAGTAGGTGCTCAAGCCAATCTCGCCTCCAGTCCAAGAGTAGAGCTCTGGGACAGCGCCAAGCATGGCCGTAGTATCAAGGACCTGGTTGTAGTATGAGAAGGTGTTGCTGGGAATGTACTTGATCCTAGCTTCTGACATTTGCTTCCAGATGCTAGACCTGAGGTCAGTGGCAACTTTCAACAAATCCTCGGCGCGGCTCTTCCCATCTTTCTATAACAGAAAAAGGTTAAACTCAGTTTGATTCACAGCAACATGGAAGCTGAATATTTGTCTCAACAAAGCTGCAAATAAGCTAAAACAATATTATATATATTTCACTGAACCAAGAAATTTTTTTCATGTAGCAATTGGCATGCATGTAGGAACAAGCAGATCTAGTGAAATTGAAACAAGAGGGCTGAAATCCGCAGGTGCAAGAGATAGTACCTGCTTAGGTAGGAGGACACAGCAGCGATTTGAGAGGGGCTAGGGATTTGGGCTTGTCTTGACTGCTATCATGTGCTGCTGCTGGCTACATGGGGACGCAGCCACCTCTCCTCATGTGATGAGCGTTGAGGCGGGGGCCAGGGCCGCTTGCCGTCATTGAGGAGATGAAGATGGGGATGCCCTCGCCGTTTCTGAGGTGATGATGAGGATTTGAGCCTGGTGGTGCTGCGGCGTGGCAAAGTGGGATGGTGGCTGGTTGAGATGGGGAGGGCTAGTTGGCAGTGCATAGGGGCTGTAGAGGTCACTATTTTTTTTGTGTTTTGGTTTTAGATGGAGGGCTGGCGAGAGGTATAATGTCATGGGGCCGGTAGCAGagggcagggggggggggggcgaaatGCAGAGAAGCGAGCGAGGAATGCCTCCTACTTCTTAAGTAGGAGAGAAGAGAATTGCTCTAGACCACGATCAATGGATATTGTATTTGCAATTTCAATAATGACAAGTAGAAATTTCTGCCAATTCTgttatatgttcagtaatggttcagcattttttttattttcattagaTGAATCAAGCAACCACCTATGATTCACACCTTATTGTTCAATAGACTTGTGTATACTATAAGTCCACGGAGATCTCAACTCTATATTGCTCCTTGTACCTCCTACTCTATATTATGTTGACACTGTGTCAAACCCTTAGAGTTTTTTACCTTTAAGTTGTGACATAATCTAAAAGAAAAGATTCTGGTACCTTCCAGCTAACAAATTAATTGTGCTTATGAAAATTTTTTAATTGTGCTACTGACACGCTGGGCATTATGGATTCAATATTGGATTCAGAGGGCAATGTGTGAAGTTTGAACAGGATATATAATATCAATAGATTCAAATAGACATGGAGCTGCAATATTTCAAAAACCCTGACCAAGTGGCAGTTCAACTAGTTCCACACACAGTATGTCATCATATAGTCAGGGTCAGATTGGGTTGGGACAAGCTATTCCCAATTTCCTATATATACAGCTCTCCAAAATGGCCCTAAAATCTTTTCTTCCTAAAACTGAACATCACAGTTAAAACTACTACTAGTAATAGTATGGCAACCTATATCATTGCACCTACAGCCTTCTAAATGTGTAATCTCAACTTGAACAATAATGCAGACTAGGATACCATAACAAAAAAATCACATGAATTAGGAAAAAATTATACTCCTATTTGCCGATGGATTTTAATTAGTAGAATCAAAATTTGCACAAAGATGGTACTGAATTTTGTTGTACCTCCAGCTTTCTTGATTGTGCTTCAGCCTTGGCGCTTTCCAGGTTAATCCAAGCCTGGATCTTTGCCTCTTCCCTCTGATACCTAATCGAATGGAGCACAAGAAAACAGAGCAAAATCATATCTAAATCGCTCAATCTCTTATCAATCAAAAATTCAGAATCTCATGTCTAATCTTCCACCACTATGCAATGTTTCGTGCTGTGTGTTGCACACACCTGATGCAGCACTGGTGAGCAGGCATGGCGCCGGCCACCGGCGGAGCCCAGCCACGCTGCGCTCTGGCCGGGGACGGCCACTGTGGGTGGATCCGGGGCGGCGCGGGGCGAGGAGGGGAGAGGCCGAGGCCAGCGGCcggcgggaggagaggaggggaggagccGGCCGTCGGCGGGAGGAGAGGAGGTGGCGGATCCGGGGCAGCACGGGGCAAGGAGGGGAGGGGtcggggccggccgccggcgggaggAGAGGAGGCGGCGGATCCGGGGCGGCACGGGGCAAGgaggggagggaccggggccggcCGCCgacgggaggagaggaggggaggggccggccgccggcgggaggagaggagggagcggCCATGGGCGTTGGCGCTGGCATGGGAGGCAGCGGCGGACGTTGGCGTGGGAGGCGGCGGCACGCGAGGGGCAGCAGAGAGAGAGCAGGTTGGACTGGGTTTCCCATTCATGGGCTACAGACTCGGTCCAAAAGGATACGGTGAAAAGATCTAAAACCAAAATCTGGGCAAGACGGTATATCCTTTTGCCGACACTTAGATGGTTGGCATGTTTAGGAAACGCCGACACTTATTCTGTCTAAAAACATTTGCCGACAGTTTCATTGTCCTAAGAGAAATGCCTACAGTTAACCTGTAGCCATACAACATTATTGCCGACAGTTTACGTGACTTTAAAAAGGTTGTACAATTACCAACACATAGTGTGTTGTCAAAACCAATCATTTACCAACAGATAAGTGTAGGCAAATGTGTGTCGTGGTGTAGTGGAAATCTATAATTTGCAAGGTAAAACATATAGGGCCAAAGTATATATGATCCTATATATTACTTGCTGTTGGAACTAAAGGTATGTTCACCACTTGGAGCAGTGTATCCTGATTTGTCTCTGTGACTTGGCAAATACTCcctttatttcaaattataagttgttgtGACTTTTtaagatacatagcttttactcTATATATCTAGATACGTAGCAATAGCTATGAATCTAGACAAGTTAGATCGACCTACAATTTGGAACGCGAGGCATATGTAGTACTAAATATGATAGTAGGAGAGGACTTGAGGTCTTGTTGAAAGGAAAATTCTCAAATCTCTAGGTTTGGCCATCCTACACAATCCACCATTTCAGAGAAGCCGGTTTAAATGAAGCAGCCGGTTAGTACCACGAAATTTGCCGAGATAAACTAAATTAAGGAGCCGTGTGCCACACTTCGAcgcaaagaaaaaataaaaatgaaaataggcaataaaatagggtgaggaaaaagaagaaaaaacagaaTCCCTCCCATTGGTTGGACTTTGATCACGTGGTTGACCGGCGGCTGACGATAGATGGAAACCGGTAGTGGGCGCCACCTCCCCGTCGTCGCCTGCCCCCGGCCCGCGCGGCTATATAACCACCCCGCGGGCCTCCTCTATCACTACAGCAAGCGCAGCTAGCCCTCCTGCCTCCGATCATCCATCCACAGCGCTCGCTCGGAGTCACAGCTAGCTCTCTCGCTCCGACGATCGGGAAAGCCGGCCGGCGACCGACCTGTCGAAGTGCTGCTGCTGTCGGAGTAGCTAGCGGCCGATCGATCGACCTGCTGCAGTCTCTCGTACAACGTAGAGAGAAAGAGCGGACGGAGACGATGGCCGGCGCGACTGTGACCGTGGAGGATGTGAGGAAGGCCCAGCGCGCGACTGGTCCGGCCACCGTGCTGGCGATCGGGACGGCGACGCCCGCCAACTGCGTCAACCAGGCGGACTACCCGGACTACTACTTCCGGATCACCAAGAGCGAGCACATGACCGACCTCAAGGAGAAGTTCAAGAGGATGTGTGAGTAtctctctctcagtctctctGTCTCTATCTGTCGTCGTCGTCTCCATCGCTCGCTCAGCTCTACACAGCAGTCAAGCAGTCAAGAGCATGCCTTGACGACTGACGACGACGGTGCGTGGGTTGATTCTGACTTTGACATGAACATGACATGACTGTCCTGGTGCAGGCGACAAGTCGCAGATCCGAAAGCGGTACATGCACCTGACGGAGGAGTACCTTGCGGAAAACCCCAACATGTGCGCGTACATGGCGCCGTCGCTGGACGCGCGCCAGGACATCGTGGTGGTGGAGGTCCCCAAGCTGGGCAAGGCCGCGGCGCAGAAGGCGATCAAGGAGTGGGGGCAGC is part of the Miscanthus floridulus cultivar M001 chromosome 9, ASM1932011v1, whole genome shotgun sequence genome and encodes:
- the LOC136480176 gene encoding vegetative cell wall protein gp1-like encodes the protein MNGKPSPTCSLSAAPRVPPPPTPTSAAASHASANAHGRSLLSSRRRPAPPLLSSRRRPAPVPPLLAPCRPGSAASSPPAGGRPRPLPSLPRAAPDPPPPLLPPTAGSSPPLLPPAAGLGLSPPRPAPPRIHPQWPSPARAQRGWAPPVAGAMPAHQCCIRYQREEAKIQAWINLESAKAEAQSRKLESALLFKLRLHI